Within the Streptomyces sp. NBC_00554 genome, the region TGACGTCGAGGGCGCCGTTCCCCGCCTGCTCCGGTCCGTTGACGACGACCGTGCCGCCGGTGATCTCGGCGGTGCCGTTGGAGTCGAGGCCGTCGCCGTCGGCGTTCACCACGAGGGTGCCACCGGTGACGGTCAGCTTGAAGTCGCCCACTTCACTGCCGCCTCCTCCGCCGCCGCCTCCGAAGCCCCCGCCGCCACCGCCGTCCTCCGAAGTGCTCGTACCACCCGCCGCGTTGATCCCGTCGTCGCTGGAGTGGATCTCCACCGTGCCGCCGTTCACCGCGATGTCGGCCCCCTCCACGCCCTCGACCGCCGACGTGATCTTCAACGACCCCTTGTCGACGATCAGGTCGCCCTCGGCGTGCACCCCGTCGTCGCCGCTCGCGGCCGTCACCTTCGCCCCGCTGATGTGGACCGCGCCGTCGCTGTGCACGGCGTCGTCGGAGGAGTCGACGTACACGGTGCCGCCCTCGAGCACGTTGATCACGCCCGCCTTCAGCCCCTTCGTGGACGTGTCGTCGGACGGCTGAGTGCCGCTCCCTTCGCCGCTGTCGACGGTCAGCGTGCCGCCGGTGACCACCAGGTCGGTGGCGGCGTCGACACCGTCGCCCTTGGCGGTCACCTTCACCGTCCCGCCGCCGAGGGCGACGTAACCGGAGTCCGTGTCCTCGCTGTTGTCGGCCTTGAGGCCGTCGCCACCTGCGGTGACCGTCACCCGGCCGCCCTCGACGATCAGGTAGTCCTTGCCGCGGATGCCGTCGTCGGCGGCGTCGACCACGATCGTGCCGGAGGAGATCACCAGACCGTCCGTGCTCGCGATGCCGTCGTTGCCGTTGCCGTGCACGGTGAGTTGGCCGCCGCCCGTGACCGTCAGGTCGGCGGCGCTGTAGAGCGCGGCGTTGGCCTCGGCGTCGTCGGCGTAGGAGTCGGCGTCGCTCAGGGTGTTCTCGCTGCCGTCGGCGAGGACGACGACGGCCTCGTCGGCCGCGGTGACCTCGATCGCGGCGCCGGAGGAGTGCGAGACCGAGGCGCCGTCGAGCACCAACTGCACCTTCTCGTCAGGGGCGTTGACGACGATCTGCCCGTCGGTGAGGGTGCCGCTGACCCGGTAGGTACCGCCCGCGGTGATGGTCACCGTGGAGCCGTCCACCTTCACCCCGTCGCCGTCGGCGGACGCCGAGTCGCCGTCCAGCTCGATCCCGACGGCGGCGGACTCGTCCCAGTCGCCGTCGGAGGCCTCCGCGTGCGACTCCTTGTTGTCGGCGAGCACGGCGGCTGCGCCCTGGCCACCGTCCACTGCTGCGGCCGACGATCCGCTGCTCGCACTCGGCGTGGCGGAATCTCCCGCGGTGTCGCTCCCCGAGGAGCACCCGGCCAGCGCCGCCGCGGCGAGCACCGCCGAAGCGAGGGCGCCCACCGCCTTCGTACGAAATCCTCGTGCCGTCGTTCTGATACGTGTACGTGTGCTCATGCCGGACTCCCGTCCAGTGCCGTCGGAAAATGGCGCCGCAGTACGGGCAGCCAGCGGTTCGAGGGAAGCTCGGGGCGCAGGGCGGCGAGCCCGGTGCCGTACTTCGACACCGGGCAGGGCCGGTGCTTCAGCGACCAGAGCAGCCGGTCCGCCCCCGAGCCCGCCCGGCCCGCCTTGGTCTCGACGATGGTCCGGTCGGGGGTGCGCAGGGCGGTGCCGTCGGGCAGCGTCCAGGTCAGGTCGGTGTCGGCGGTCAGCCGGCTTCCGGTGGCCGGGAGGAAGAGGGTCGTGCGCCGGTAGTACGTGGTCAGCGTGGGCACGAACCGGAAGCGGCCGGAGTCGATCCCGGACTCGGCGAGCGCCGTGTCCGCGTAGGCCCGCGCCTCGGCACCGAGCCGCCCCAACTCACCCTCGTACGGAATGCGTTGCTTGACGGTGGTGCCGCGCGGGCCCCGCGTCTTGACCTCGAAGAAGTGCTGGCCGGAGTCGAGATACGTGCGGATCCGCAGCTTGAACCGGCGCCGTCTGCTGCGGGCGGCGCCCAGGTAGCCGTCCATCTCCGGGGTGTCGAAGTAGACGGACCGGTAGGCGAACTGCCGTGCCCCGTCCATCTCCAGGACCTGCGAGTCCTCGTCGAGACCGCCGAGGACGAAGGGCAGATCGGCGAGGGGCAGCATGTACTTGCGGTCGAGCCGGGTCAACAGCGAGGCCCGCGTGAGGAGTTCATCGAGACCGATCGGCCGCAGTGTGCCGATGACCGCGTCGACGGAGTCGAGGGCGGTCACGCCCCCACCCTCCGCTCGGTACGGGAGCCCGGTGCCTTGGCCGCCTTCGCCGCCTTGGGAGCCCGGGAGGCGGCCGGAACGACGTACCGCACCTCGACCTGAGTCGTGTCGTTGACGAGGTCGATGCTCCGCACCGACAGGTTCACCACCCGTCCGCCGAGCAGCACTTCGAGGTCCGCGCGCAGGGCGTCCTCGTCGGTGTACGCGGAGTCCAGACGCAGGTTCTGCTGGCGGTAACGCGGGAACAGCCGGGGGTGGTCGCCGACGAAGAGGGTGCCCACGACCAGCAGCATCAGCCCGACGTGCAGAAGGTCGAGAGACTCGGAGAGACCGGCCAGCAGGCCGATGGCCAGCGCCGAGAAGTAGTAGGCGATGTCGTGGTGCGCGATCTCGTACGAGCGGAGCCGGATGATCGACAGCACCCCGAACAGGCCCATCCCCATGCCGATGCCGACCGAGGTGGAGCCGAGCACCATCGCCACGGCGAGCACGCCGACGTTCACGCCCAGGAACGCGGCCACCAGGTCCCGGCGGTGGTGGCGGGGGAAGTAGATCCCGAAGGCCAGCACGGAGACGGCGACCAGGTCAGCGGCGACAAGAAGCAACATGTCACTGACAATCGTGGGTAACCCTTTGAGTTACCTTTGCCTCCCCTTAACGAAACTTGAGAAGTACGGAACGGAAAACGCGGGTGAACTGAGCGTGCCGCGGCGGATGTTCGGGCCGCGTCGACCGCCCCTGACAGATGTCCGGGCCCGGTCCGCCACCTCGTACAACCCACAAAGAACCCGCTGGTAGCATCCGTTCACTTGTGCGAGGGCGGGGACCCTCGCGGGGAGGGATATTCACGTGGGCAGACACGCCCTGAGACGGGGCGGTCTTGCCGCAGCCGTCTCCGCACTCGCGGTCGCCGTCGCGGCCGTCACCGTTTACTCCGAGGCCGGCGGTTCCGCCGAGGCGGCCACCACCGAAGCCGCGGCCACCACCGGGATCACGCTCACCGACCCGAACTCGGACACGCATCGCGACGACCGGCCGCTCACCGCCGGCACGACCGGCTTCCTGCACCGGCAGAGCGGGGTCGCCGGACTGCTGTGGACGGACTACGCGACCGGCACGACGGTCACCGTGGAGAACGCGAGCGGCGTCTACACGCCCTCGGCGCCCTGCGCGTCCCTCGGCTCGCAGTGCTCGACCGCCTGGTTCGGCTCGGACGGCGACCTGGTCGCCCTGCCGACGGCCGCGACCACCAAGTCCGTCACCCTCTGGGACCCGGCGACCCGCAAGACGTCGACCTTCACGTCCTCCTACGAATACCGGGCGCTGGCCGGTGACACGGTCGTCACCGCGCACACCCTGATCGACACCGTGGACGGCGTACGGCGCTCTCGGACCATTACCGGCATCGACGGCGTGTACGGCATCGGGGCCTCCGAGGTCGTGGCCGCGGACTCCGCCGGTGTGCTGTACGGGTACGGCAGTTACCTGTCCTACGTCGACGTCGACACGGCCGTCGCCACCCAGGCCTTCACCGACGTCGGCTCCAACGTGTTCTACGTACAGAGCGAGGACCGGTTCGGCTGGTACGAGCCCGGCACCGGCGACCTCCACCTCAAGTCCCGTACCGACCCTGCGGGGACGGAACAGGTCGTCGACCTCCCGCCCGTCACGATCATCGGCCAGCCGGCCCTCGGCTCCCTCGACGGCGAGCCGGTCCTGATCGGCGACTGGCTGCTGCTGCCCACGCACACGCGCACCGGCACCGCGATCACGGCCCACTCGCTCGCCGACGGCTCCACGCGGACCCTGCTGGCCGACGCGGACGGGTACGCGATCCACACCGCCGGCGACGACGCCCTCGTCACGGGCGGCACCAGCGCAACCGACTGGTGGGTGCAGCGCGCGAGCCAGGCGGCGGACGGCTCCCTGGAGCTGGCAAAGGTGTCCGAGATCCCGGCGACGGAGAACGCCAAGACGGGCCTCGCGCTCAGCCGGGGCAGCCTGCGCGTGGCGGAGGACGACCCCGCCTCCACCACCAGTGACGACACGTCGATACGGACCCTGACCACGGACGGCGGCACCACGCTGACCGCCTCCGCCGCCACGGCGTCCTCCGGGGTCAGCTCCGCATGCCCGTACGCCGTCACCAGTTGCTCGGTGCTGTGGGGCAACAGCGGCAGCACTCCCAGGGACGTCTACCTCAGCACGGCCGACGACAGCGACACCTCGGCTTCGGACAGGCTGATCGCCATCCCGGGCCTCGAACTGGACTTCGCGACCCAGGGCGGCTCCATCGTCGACGTCTCCGACGACTACGCGGTGTACAACTCCGGCGGCACCACGCCCACGCAGTACGTCGGCAACTTCCAGGACGGTCAGCTGCTGAAGCGTTCGGTGCGCGCCGCCGCCCTCAACGGCCCCACGCTCTGGAGCGCCACCACCACCGCCGGCCAGATCACCTCGTACAGCCTGCCCGAGGCGAAGACCCTCTCCACGGTCACCATCCCGGGCGCGGGCTGCGTCCCGACCGAGCTGCAGGCGGCGGGCCGCTGGGTGTACTGGGCCTGCGGGACCGCCTCGGCGGGCGTGTACGACACCAAGGCGGGTACGTCGGTCGCCACCACGCCCGGTGACGTGCTGCTCGGCGACGGATTCGCCGTGCGCCACGACCACACCACGGACGAGCTCGTCCTGACGGACGCGACCACCGGCGCCACCCGCGCGATCGCCTCCGGGCTCCCGGACTCCGGTCTGGCCGTCGACCGCCGCTACCGGTGGACGGTGGACGAGTACACGGGCCTGGTCGCCTGGTTCGACCTGCACGAGCGGACGCACGTGGCGACGACCGGGGTGACCCCGTCCACCACAACTGTGTTCGAGACCAAGACCGCCGACGACCTCGTCTGGGCGAAGTCGTCGGACACCGACTCCAAGACGTGGAACGGCAACTGGCTGCTGTCCCGTCCCATCTCCTCCTGGTCCCTCACCTTCACCTCGGTGGAGAGCGGCGAGACCGGCAAGGCCACGCGCACGGTCACCGGCGGAGCAGCCACGGCATGGCTGGCGCCGACCTGGAACGGCAAGGCGACGAACGGGAGTTACTTCCCCAACGGCCGCTTCAAGTGGACCCTCAAGGTGACCGGCCTCGGCAGCACCGCGGCGACCACCTTGACCAGCGGCACGGGAACGGTGTTCGGCGGCTCGGCGGTACGCCACGACTTCAACAGCATCGAAGGCGAACCGGACGGCGTGGGCGACGTCCTCACCCTCAACTCCTCGGGTGGCCTGAGCTACCAACACGGCACCGGCGGCGGCAAGTTCTCCGAGAAGACGACCGGCTCGGGCTGGGCCACCAGCATCAAGGCGGTCCCGTTCGGGGATCTGAGCGGCGATCGTTGCAACGACGTCCTGGTACGGCTGAGCAGTGGGGCCCTGCGCCTCTACAAGCCGGGCTGCGGCAGCGCGGTCAAGCCGACGACCTCGTACACGTCGCTGGGGGCGAGCGGCTGGAACCAGTACGACATCCTCACCTCGCCCGGAGACGTCAGCGGCGACGGTCGTCCCGACCTGATCGCCCGCAACACCTCCACCGGCGCGGTCTACCTGTACAAGGGCACGAGCGCGGGCAAGCTCTCCGCCCGCGTGAAGCTCTACGACAACTGGAAGACGTACAAGAAGATCGTCGGCACCGGCGACCTCAACGGTGACGGCATCGGTGACCTGGTCGCGCAGGACAAGGCCAACAACCTCTACCGCTACTACGGCAAGGGCAACGGCACCTTCGCGGCCCGCGTGAAGGTCTTCGCCAACTGGGGTGGCTCCTACAACGTCATCGTCGGCGTGGGCGACCTCAACCGCGACGGCAAGGCCGACCTGGTCTCGCGTGACACGGCCGGCAACCTCTGGCGCAACTACGGCAACGGCGCAGGGTCGTTCGGAGCCCGCACAAAGATCGCGACGGGTTGGGGCGGATACAAGTCCCTGTCCTGACCGCAAAGTTGAAGGGCGCCCGGGGTCTTCCGACCCCGGGCGCCCTTTTGTGTGGCTCTAGTTGGTGAGGATCCCGGCGCCGGTGGTGGTCGCCAGTTCCGTGGGGAGGTTCTTCGCGGAGGTCTGGAGGCCGGCGGTGAGCGCCGGGGTCCAGTTCACCGTCGTCTTCAGCTTCTTCGAGTTGGCGGCGTTGTACGCGGCGACGAGGTCGGTCGCCGTGCCGTTGACGAGGTTGCCGCCGCCCGCGACCGAGCCGGTGCCGTCGCCGCTGAGAAGCTTCGCGGCCTTGCCGCCGGACGGCAGTTTCCAGTAGTTGTTCTCGGCGACGACCTGGGCCTTGGCGCGGGAGTTGATGCTGTAGAGGGGCGCGTAGCCGTTGAGGGTCGTCGTGTCGAAGTAGTTGTTGTAGATGTGGATCTGGCCGATGCGGGCCAGCGGGGCGCGCTGGACTATGCCCTTCCACACGTTGTGGTGGATCGAGACGCGCAGCTTGCCGGTGCTGTCGGTGTCGCTGCTGCCTATCAGCATGGTCTTGTCGTGACTGGTGAACTGGTTGCGCTCGACGGTCACCAGATCCGAGCCGTTGGTGATGTCGAGGGCGCCGTCGTGGATCTGGTACTCCCGGCCGTAGTACTTGGGGTTGGCGCTGTCGAGGTGCGGCGCGTCGGTGAACGTGTTGTGGTCGGCCCACACATGGGTCGCCCCGCGCAGGGTGACGGAGTCGTAGGCGGAGTTCCAGTTGCCGGTGGAACCGTCCGTCGGGTCCCACTGCGGGAAGCAGTCCTCGGTGGCGGAGAAGGCGAGGTTGCGGATGATGACGTTGTCCACGCTCTTCACCTGCAGACTCCCGCCGGTGATCCCGGCCTTGGTCCCCGGCACGCCCACGATGGTGGTGTTGGCCGGCACCTTGAGGACGACGCTCTTCGCCTGCTTGGCCTGGGCGGCGGCGCGGGCGGACTCCTGCGTGCCCGAGGGCAGCTTGGAGGTGCCGTAGGTGGCCGGGTCGTACGCCTTGAGGTAGGCGGCCAGCGAATAGCCCGTACCGGAGGCGTAGTCGGCGCAGGTCAGCTTCTTGCCGGCGTCGTCCGTGTTGGCGTCGATCGTGCCCTTGACCTGGATGATCTTCGCCGTTGAATTGGTGCTGGATCCCAGCGCCTTCACCAACTGCGCCCGGGTGCTGACGGTGAACACGTGCGCCGAGTCGGCCTGCGAGCCGCCGGTCGTGCCCGACCCTGAGGCCGCCCAGCCGTCCTTGGCGGGCAGCGTCTGGTGGGCCAGGTCGACGGCTCCGGCGTTCGCGTTCATCACGAAGGCGACGGCGCCGAGGCCTGTCGCCGCGACGGCGGCGGAGGCTACGACGATCGTGCGCCGCTTGCGGAGGGACCGGCGGTGGGAGGGGGATGCCACGGATGAGTCCTTTACGTGGTGGTGGGTCACGTGCGGTGTGAAGCTCCGGTGCGGGGCTTCGACTCATCAGTGGGCGCGGGGAGTTGAAAGGTTGCCGTGGGTTTTGGGCGGGCGGTGCCCCGGCTCACCGCGCGCGTACGGATGGGCGCGCGCGGCGAGCCGCGGGTATCAGGAGGGGGTCAGGAGCCGTTCCTGTTCGTCGGAAGTCCGTTCAGGGAACCGATCATGTTCAGGTCGCCCTTGGACTTGATGATGGCGCGGTTCACGGCCGTCGGTGCATCCACCGGGTCCCAGTCCCCGTCCCAGTCGAAGTTGTCGCCGTTCGTGTCGCCCAGCGTCTCCCAGATGTCACCCTCTGTGGTCACGACCTTGATCGAAGAGTCGTTGCCCTGGGCCGCGATAGAGATGCCGCAGACGTTTTCGGGGTAGTCCTCGTTGTCGCTGAGGTCCGTCCACGTGTAGTCGCCCAGCTCCGGCTGGTTGTCCCTGCGCCCGGCGTACGCCACACCGTCGATGAGCAGCGCGCTGAACTCCTCCGAGTCCGAGGGCTCGTAGGTGTCGATGTCAGTACACGGGCCCGTTGCGCCGGTGGCCCCAGTCGCACCCGTGGCACCCGTGGCACCTGTCGCACCCGTCGCACCGTCTGCAGGCCCAGTCGGACCCGTGGCACCGGTCGCACCCGTGGCACCCGTCGCACCCGTCGCACCGTCTGCGGGCCCGGTCGGACCCGTGGCACCGGTCGCGCCCGTGGCACCGGTGGCCCCAGTCGGACCCGTAGGCCCGACCTTGCACTTGTCGTGGTCGCCGCCGGCCGCAGGCTCGACGGACTTCCCCTCCGGCCTGTGCGGCCTGTGCGGCTTCGGCTTCGGCTTCGGCTTCGGCCGCGGCTTCTTGCACGGGTCCCCGGTGGACGGGCTCGACACGGCGGTCTCGGTGGCCGGATCGGTAGTGCGCGCCACGGCGCCCGCGGGGCTCGCGATGCTCGAGAGCACGAGTGCGAGCGAGGCGATGGTGCCCCCGGTCAGCCAGGCGTTCCGTACAGGCAGCGGACCGAATGGGGATCGGTTCCGGTGTTCAGGACTCATGCACTGCTCCTCATGATTTCGGATCGAGTGATGTCCCGGAAGCACGTTCGAGATTCCATTCCGGAAGCGCGTTCGAGCCTCCCTGGGCAACATCGGATCGCAGAAGCAACGCCTTGAGTGCTCGGAGGGGTTATCAACATATCGGCGTACCGGCCACCCCCCGATGGATGCGTGCACGACAGCGAATTCGCAGCCGCGTACCGGCGAGCCGCCGCAAGGCCCGTGACTCCTGTGCCTATGGTCTCCCGCGTCGAATCGCCGGGAGCGGTGTTGCCGTGCGGCCGTCGATCTGCCTGTGCGTGATCGTCAGGAGCGGGTCGAGCGCTTCGAACACTGCCTCGAACCCGTACGCGATCGTCAGGGTCAGGCGTCCACCAGCTCACTCGAGCCCCGCTTGCTCCGGGCGAATTCGAGGTTGCGGGTCACGCGCTCGCGCTGCGCCTCGGGGAGCTTGCCGTCGGCGAGAAGCTGCTCGCAGCAGGCCATGGTCTCCTCGTACTCCCCGGTCCAGTACGCCGCCACCGCCAGTTCGTCGAGAGCGCGCCAGTTGTACCAGTCGAACTCGACGAACAGGATGTCGCTCGGATACGGGATCCGCGCCGCGGCCTTCGCGAAGAGGTGGGCCAGCGGCCAGCGCGGGCCGTTTTCGCGGCAGTAGCGTGCCAGATCGCCGAGTGCTTCGGCGCGTGAGGGCCGGCTCTCGTGGGCGCGGAGATAGCGGTCCATCACCTCGGCGGCGGGCCTTTCGAGACGTGCCGCGAGCCGCGCGGCGTAGAGGTGGGCGCAGAAGACCTCCTCGCCCCATCCGCCCATGGCCGCCCGGCGGTCGTAGGCGGCGAGTGCCTTCTCGGGCTCGCCGGCGTCGCGCCAGCTCTGCGCGAGATAGAAGACGTAGCGGGCATTGTCGGGCTCCTTGACCAGGCCTTCCTCAAGGATCTCCGCGTCGCGCAGGTACTTGTTCCGCTGGCCGTCGCGCAGGCGGGCGCCGCCTCCCACGGAGAGGATGTTGGCGCCCGTGAACGTCCCGCGGCTGTACGGCTCTCCGCATTCGAGGTACTCGTGCAGGACACCGACATAGCGCCAGGGCAGCCGGGTCGAGACCAGGGCGGGGCGCCAGTGGATGATCGGCCCGTCGTGGAGGGCGACCCGGTAGGCGTCGTGGGTCAGCTCCGGCATACGGAACCCCTGCTCCACCTCCATCAGGTCGTCGGCGTCGATGAACAGCA harbors:
- a CDS encoding carbohydrate-binding domain-containing protein, with protein sequence MSTRTRIRTTARGFRTKAVGALASAVLAAAALAGCSSGSDTAGDSATPSASSGSSAAAVDGGQGAAAVLADNKESHAEASDGDWDESAAVGIELDGDSASADGDGVKVDGSTVTITAGGTYRVSGTLTDGQIVVNAPDEKVQLVLDGASVSHSSGAAIEVTAADEAVVVLADGSENTLSDADSYADDAEANAALYSAADLTVTGGGQLTVHGNGNDGIASTDGLVISSGTIVVDAADDGIRGKDYLIVEGGRVTVTAGGDGLKADNSEDTDSGYVALGGGTVKVTAKGDGVDAATDLVVTGGTLTVDSGEGSGTQPSDDTSTKGLKAGVINVLEGGTVYVDSSDDAVHSDGAVHISGAKVTAASGDDGVHAEGDLIVDKGSLKITSAVEGVEGADIAVNGGTVEIHSSDDGINAAGGTSTSEDGGGGGGFGGGGGGGGSEVGDFKLTVTGGTLVVNADGDGLDSNGTAEITGGTVVVNGPEQAGNGALDVNGSFTVSGGTLLAAGSAGMAVAPGTESEQGWLSATLDSAVDAGTTLHVVDSDGKVLATFVTSKSVQNVVYSSSAVKSGEEYRIYSGGSASGTSTGGLTATGELGSAEEIATVTAGEAPEGGFGGGGPGGRG
- a CDS encoding glycosyltransferase codes for the protein MIVKDEAPVIRRCLESVRPLIDTWVILDTGSSDGTQDVIREVFKDLPGALHESPWKGFDGSRSEAIDLARDRADYLLFIDADDLMEVEQGFRMPELTHDAYRVALHDGPIIHWRPALVSTRLPWRYVGVLHEYLECGEPYSRGTFTGANILSVGGGARLRDGQRNKYLRDAEILEEGLVKEPDNARYVFYLAQSWRDAGEPEKALAAYDRRAAMGGWGEEVFCAHLYAARLAARLERPAAEVMDRYLRAHESRPSRAEALGDLARYCRENGPRWPLAHLFAKAAARIPYPSDILFVEFDWYNWRALDELAVAAYWTGEYEETMACCEQLLADGKLPEAQRERVTRNLEFARSKRGSSELVDA
- a CDS encoding DUF4956 domain-containing protein, with translation MLLLVAADLVAVSVLAFGIYFPRHHRRDLVAAFLGVNVGVLAVAMVLGSTSVGIGMGMGLFGVLSIIRLRSYEIAHHDIAYYFSALAIGLLAGLSESLDLLHVGLMLLVVGTLFVGDHPRLFPRYRQQNLRLDSAYTDEDALRADLEVLLGGRVVNLSVRSIDLVNDTTQVEVRYVVPAASRAPKAAKAAKAPGSRTERRVGA
- a CDS encoding polysaccharide lyase family 1 protein, whose product is MASPSHRRSLRKRRTIVVASAAVAATGLGAVAFVMNANAGAVDLAHQTLPAKDGWAASGSGTTGGSQADSAHVFTVSTRAQLVKALGSSTNSTAKIIQVKGTIDANTDDAGKKLTCADYASGTGYSLAAYLKAYDPATYGTSKLPSGTQESARAAAQAKQAKSVVLKVPANTTIVGVPGTKAGITGGSLQVKSVDNVIIRNLAFSATEDCFPQWDPTDGSTGNWNSAYDSVTLRGATHVWADHNTFTDAPHLDSANPKYYGREYQIHDGALDITNGSDLVTVERNQFTSHDKTMLIGSSDTDSTGKLRVSIHHNVWKGIVQRAPLARIGQIHIYNNYFDTTTLNGYAPLYSINSRAKAQVVAENNYWKLPSGGKAAKLLSGDGTGSVAGGGNLVNGTATDLVAAYNAANSKKLKTTVNWTPALTAGLQTSAKNLPTELATTTGAGILTN
- a CDS encoding FG-GAP repeat domain-containing protein; the encoded protein is MGRHALRRGGLAAAVSALAVAVAAVTVYSEAGGSAEAATTEAAATTGITLTDPNSDTHRDDRPLTAGTTGFLHRQSGVAGLLWTDYATGTTVTVENASGVYTPSAPCASLGSQCSTAWFGSDGDLVALPTAATTKSVTLWDPATRKTSTFTSSYEYRALAGDTVVTAHTLIDTVDGVRRSRTITGIDGVYGIGASEVVAADSAGVLYGYGSYLSYVDVDTAVATQAFTDVGSNVFYVQSEDRFGWYEPGTGDLHLKSRTDPAGTEQVVDLPPVTIIGQPALGSLDGEPVLIGDWLLLPTHTRTGTAITAHSLADGSTRTLLADADGYAIHTAGDDALVTGGTSATDWWVQRASQAADGSLELAKVSEIPATENAKTGLALSRGSLRVAEDDPASTTSDDTSIRTLTTDGGTTLTASAATASSGVSSACPYAVTSCSVLWGNSGSTPRDVYLSTADDSDTSASDRLIAIPGLELDFATQGGSIVDVSDDYAVYNSGGTTPTQYVGNFQDGQLLKRSVRAAALNGPTLWSATTTAGQITSYSLPEAKTLSTVTIPGAGCVPTELQAAGRWVYWACGTASAGVYDTKAGTSVATTPGDVLLGDGFAVRHDHTTDELVLTDATTGATRAIASGLPDSGLAVDRRYRWTVDEYTGLVAWFDLHERTHVATTGVTPSTTTVFETKTADDLVWAKSSDTDSKTWNGNWLLSRPISSWSLTFTSVESGETGKATRTVTGGAATAWLAPTWNGKATNGSYFPNGRFKWTLKVTGLGSTAATTLTSGTGTVFGGSAVRHDFNSIEGEPDGVGDVLTLNSSGGLSYQHGTGGGKFSEKTTGSGWATSIKAVPFGDLSGDRCNDVLVRLSSGALRLYKPGCGSAVKPTTSYTSLGASGWNQYDILTSPGDVSGDGRPDLIARNTSTGAVYLYKGTSAGKLSARVKLYDNWKTYKKIVGTGDLNGDGIGDLVAQDKANNLYRYYGKGNGTFAARVKVFANWGGSYNVIVGVGDLNRDGKADLVSRDTAGNLWRNYGNGAGSFGARTKIATGWGGYKSLS
- a CDS encoding VTC domain-containing protein, whose protein sequence is MTALDSVDAVIGTLRPIGLDELLTRASLLTRLDRKYMLPLADLPFVLGGLDEDSQVLEMDGARQFAYRSVYFDTPEMDGYLGAARSRRRRFKLRIRTYLDSGQHFFEVKTRGPRGTTVKQRIPYEGELGRLGAEARAYADTALAESGIDSGRFRFVPTLTTYYRRTTLFLPATGSRLTADTDLTWTLPDGTALRTPDRTIVETKAGRAGSGADRLLWSLKHRPCPVSKYGTGLAALRPELPSNRWLPVLRRHFPTALDGSPA